From Crassaminicella indica, one genomic window encodes:
- a CDS encoding helix-turn-helix transcriptional regulator, with the protein MIPIEFTERQQKIIQIVKEHEPITSEQIAKLLKVTRATLRPDLAILTMTGMLDARPKVGYLYSGNKPVNLISEEIHRIKVRDIKSMPVVVEEQTTLYDAIVTLFLEDVGTIFVVSNGFLTGAVSRKDFLKNIMGGTDINKVPVGLIMTRMPNIVMTYPNETALEAAIKIIEHEVDSLPVVEKVQKGEKEYYKVVGKVSKTNITKLFVELGSQ; encoded by the coding sequence GTGATTCCTATAGAATTCACAGAACGTCAACAAAAAATCATTCAAATTGTAAAAGAACATGAACCAATTACGAGTGAACAAATTGCAAAGCTTTTGAAAGTTACAAGGGCTACATTAAGACCAGATTTAGCAATACTTACAATGACTGGGATGTTAGATGCAAGACCGAAGGTAGGGTATTTATATTCTGGAAATAAACCAGTGAATTTAATTTCTGAAGAAATTCATCGTATAAAAGTAAGAGATATAAAATCTATGCCTGTAGTGGTTGAAGAACAGACTACGCTTTATGATGCGATTGTAACATTATTTCTTGAAGATGTTGGAACAATTTTTGTTGTATCCAATGGATTTCTTACAGGTGCGGTATCTAGAAAGGATTTTTTAAAAAATATTATGGGAGGCACAGATATCAATAAGGTGCCGGTAGGTTTAATTATGACTAGAATGCCCAATATCGTTATGACTTATCCAAATGAAACTGCACTAGAGGCTGCTATAAAAATTATAGAGCATGAAGTTGACAGTCTTCCAGTAGTTGAAAAAGTTCAAAAAGGCGAAAAAGAATATTACAAAGTAGTAGGAAAAGTATCAAAGACTAACATCACAAAATTATTTGTTGAGCTTGGGAGTCAATAA
- a CDS encoding pyruvate, water dikinase regulatory protein, translated as MNSRLVVYVISDSIGETGEQVVKAAISQFVCKDCEIRRFPYISEEEQILEIINEAKNEKSMIVFTIVIPSLRKILLEKAKEHNIIAVDAMTPIVEALEKSLNEQPKNEPGLIRKLDEKYFKKIEAIEFAVKYDDGKDPRGLKKADIVLIGISRTSKTPLSMYLAHKNIKVANVPLVPEVVVPDELFEISPRKIIGLTTNPIKLNEIRQERLKALGLRNEANYASMDRILKELDYAENLMKRIGCPIIDVSSKAIEESARIILEIIKEND; from the coding sequence ATGAATAGCAGATTAGTAGTATATGTAATTTCTGATTCAATAGGAGAAACAGGAGAACAGGTAGTAAAGGCAGCTATTAGCCAATTTGTATGTAAGGATTGTGAAATAAGAAGATTTCCATATATATCAGAAGAAGAACAGATATTGGAAATTATAAATGAAGCAAAAAATGAAAAATCTATGATTGTTTTTACAATAGTGATACCTAGTTTAAGAAAAATACTTCTTGAAAAAGCAAAAGAGCATAATATTATTGCTGTAGATGCGATGACGCCTATTGTAGAAGCATTGGAGAAATCATTAAATGAGCAGCCTAAAAATGAACCTGGATTAATAAGAAAATTAGACGAAAAATATTTTAAAAAGATTGAAGCCATTGAATTTGCAGTAAAATATGATGATGGAAAAGATCCTAGAGGTTTAAAAAAAGCAGATATTGTCTTAATCGGTATATCAAGAACTTCTAAAACACCTTTAAGCATGTATCTTGCACATAAAAATATAAAAGTAGCAAATGTTCCATTAGTTCCAGAAGTTGTAGTACCAGATGAATTATTTGAAATTTCGCCTAGAAAAATAATAGGACTTACAACAAATCCTATTAAGCTTAATGAAATAAGACAAGAAAGATTAAAAGCTTTAGGGCTTAGAAATGAAGCAAATTATGCGAGTATGGATAGAATATTAAAGGAATTAGATTATGCTGAAAATCTAATGAAGCGAATAGGCTGTCCAATTATTGATGTGTCTAGTAAAGCAATAGAAGAAAGTGCACGTATCATTTTAGAAATAATCAAAGAAAACGATTAA
- a CDS encoding DUF4342 domain-containing protein: MEITLESIDQVRDRTGVSYKEAKEALEEANGNVIDAIIHIEERQNTRWTDNISGFGNEIVERIKEVVRKGNVTKIILKRDGEVIMNIPITAGAVGAVLSPPIAMFGTMAALATKCKIEIVKTDGQIVDINEMAEEALENMKSVAEDTFEGVKSKVNEYTNKEKSQKKDENIHLDKDHDEE, encoded by the coding sequence ATGGAAATTACATTAGAAAGTATTGACCAAGTAAGAGATCGAACAGGTGTAAGTTATAAGGAAGCAAAAGAAGCTTTAGAAGAAGCAAATGGAAATGTGATTGATGCAATTATTCATATCGAAGAAAGGCAAAATACAAGGTGGACAGATAATATTTCTGGGTTCGGTAATGAAATAGTAGAAAGAATCAAAGAGGTTGTTAGAAAAGGAAATGTGACAAAAATTATTTTAAAAAGAGATGGAGAAGTAATTATGAATATTCCTATAACTGCAGGAGCTGTAGGAGCGGTTTTATCTCCACCAATAGCTATGTTTGGTACAATGGCTGCTTTGGCAACTAAATGCAAAATAGAAATTGTAAAAACGGATGGTCAAATTGTAGATATTAATGAAATGGCAGAAGAAGCTTTAGAAAATATGAAAAGCGTTGCAGAAGATACTTTTGAGGGAGTAAAATCAAAAGTAAATGAATATACAAATAAAGAAAAATCACAAAAAAAAGATGAAAATATTCATTTGGATAAAGATCATGACGAAGAATAA
- the ppdK gene encoding pyruvate, phosphate dikinase, which translates to MGMKKYVYAFHEGNKEMKSLLGGKGANLAEMIKIGLPVPPGFTVTTEACNKYYDDGQKISQDIIDEIFCHLHELENNTQKRFGDYNNPLLVSVRSGAVVSMPGMMDTILNLGLNDESVIGLAKATGNERFAYDSYRRFIQMFSDVVLNIQKYKFDNILEKEKRSSKVQLDTDLTVDNLKNIIKEYKKIVKKETKKAFPQEPKKQLLMAIEAVFGSWNNARAIIYRDINDIPNHYGTAVNVQSMVFGNMGEKSGTGVAFTRNPATGEKKLFGEFLMNAQGEDVVAGIRTPQPICELKNTMPKVYEQFVNVANLLEKHYKDMQDIEFTIENEKLYLLQTRNGKRTAAAAINIAVDMVEENIIDKETAIMRIEPAQLDQLLHPTFEEEAMQKIEKITQGLPASPGAATGRIYFNANDLVKAANEGEMTILVRLETSPEDIEGMVAAQGILTARGGMTSHAAVVARGMGKCCVAGCGEIKVDEINKVFKIDGKIFKEGDYLSLDGNTGNVYAGKLPTKEPELSGNFAKLMSWADEIRTLKIRTNADTPKDALTAVKFGAEGIGLCRTEHMFFKEERIPAVRQMIIAQNVEERMKALNKLLPFQKEDFIGIFEAMGERPVTVRLLDPPLHEFLPNNDEDIKILSKQINVSYNTLKEIVEDLKEFNPMLGHRGCRLAITYPEIYQMQVRAMIMAAIQVKKQKNIHVQLEIMVPLIGHEKELEIIKKLIVSTANEVIENSDENIVYKIGTMIEVPRAALTADDIAKHAEFFSFGTNDLTQMTYAFSRDDAGRFIGEYRKKEIFKKDPFQRLDKIGVGKLMEIATQLGKRTRSDIKLGICGEHGGDPEAIDFCHKIGLHYVSCSPYRIPIARLAAAHAVINNK; encoded by the coding sequence TTGGGTATGAAAAAATATGTATATGCTTTTCATGAAGGGAATAAGGAAATGAAATCTTTGTTGGGAGGAAAAGGAGCAAATTTAGCAGAAATGATAAAAATTGGACTCCCTGTTCCTCCTGGATTTACTGTTACTACTGAAGCTTGTAATAAATATTATGATGATGGTCAAAAAATTAGCCAAGATATTATAGATGAAATCTTTTGCCATTTACATGAATTAGAAAATAATACTCAAAAAAGGTTTGGAGATTATAATAATCCTTTGCTTGTATCAGTAAGGTCTGGTGCTGTTGTTTCTATGCCGGGAATGATGGATACAATTCTTAATTTAGGACTTAATGATGAATCTGTAATAGGACTAGCAAAAGCAACTGGCAATGAAAGATTTGCATATGATAGCTACAGAAGATTTATTCAGATGTTTAGTGATGTAGTTTTAAACATTCAGAAATATAAATTTGATAATATTTTAGAAAAAGAAAAGCGCTCAAGTAAAGTTCAGCTAGATACAGATTTAACTGTTGATAATTTAAAAAATATTATTAAAGAATATAAAAAAATTGTTAAAAAAGAAACAAAAAAAGCTTTTCCACAAGAACCTAAAAAACAATTATTGATGGCTATTGAAGCTGTGTTTGGTTCATGGAATAATGCACGTGCTATTATTTATAGAGATATTAATGATATACCTAATCACTATGGAACAGCTGTAAATGTACAGTCTATGGTTTTTGGAAATATGGGAGAAAAATCAGGTACAGGAGTAGCATTTACAAGAAATCCTGCAACAGGTGAGAAAAAATTATTTGGTGAGTTTTTAATGAATGCACAAGGAGAAGATGTTGTAGCAGGGATTAGAACGCCTCAACCAATTTGTGAGCTTAAAAATACGATGCCGAAGGTTTATGAGCAATTTGTAAATGTTGCAAATCTTTTAGAAAAGCATTATAAAGATATGCAGGATATTGAATTTACTATTGAAAATGAAAAATTATATTTACTTCAAACAAGAAATGGTAAAAGAACAGCAGCAGCAGCTATTAATATAGCTGTAGATATGGTAGAAGAAAATATTATAGATAAAGAAACAGCTATTATGAGAATCGAACCTGCTCAATTAGATCAGCTATTACATCCAACCTTTGAAGAAGAAGCTATGCAAAAAATAGAAAAAATTACACAAGGCTTACCTGCATCTCCGGGGGCTGCTACAGGTAGGATATATTTTAATGCAAATGATCTTGTAAAAGCTGCTAATGAAGGAGAAATGACAATCCTTGTAAGACTTGAGACTTCTCCTGAAGATATTGAGGGAATGGTAGCTGCACAGGGAATTTTAACTGCAAGAGGAGGAATGACTTCTCATGCTGCAGTTGTAGCAAGAGGAATGGGTAAATGCTGTGTAGCAGGCTGTGGAGAAATTAAAGTTGATGAGATAAATAAAGTATTTAAGATAGATGGGAAAATTTTCAAAGAAGGAGATTATCTATCATTAGATGGAAATACAGGAAATGTTTATGCAGGCAAGCTTCCAACTAAAGAACCAGAACTATCTGGGAATTTTGCAAAGCTAATGAGTTGGGCTGATGAGATCAGAACTTTAAAAATCAGAACTAATGCAGATACACCAAAGGATGCTTTAACAGCTGTAAAATTTGGAGCAGAAGGAATTGGTCTATGTAGAACAGAGCATATGTTTTTTAAAGAAGAAAGAATTCCTGCTGTAAGACAGATGATTATAGCACAAAATGTAGAAGAAAGAATGAAAGCTTTAAATAAATTACTTCCATTTCAAAAGGAAGATTTTATAGGGATATTTGAAGCTATGGGAGAAAGACCAGTAACAGTAAGACTTCTTGACCCACCATTACATGAATTTTTACCTAATAATGATGAAGACATAAAAATATTATCTAAACAAATTAATGTTTCCTATAACACATTGAAGGAAATCGTTGAAGATTTAAAGGAATTTAATCCTATGCTTGGACATAGAGGTTGTAGATTAGCTATTACTTATCCTGAGATTTATCAGATGCAGGTAAGAGCGATGATTATGGCTGCAATTCAAGTAAAAAAACAAAAAAATATTCATGTTCAGCTAGAGATTATGGTACCCCTTATTGGTCATGAAAAAGAGCTAGAAATTATTAAAAAACTTATTGTAAGTACTGCTAATGAGGTTATAGAAAATAGTGATGAAAATATTGTTTATAAAATTGGAACTATGATAGAGGTGCCAAGAGCTGCATTAACAGCCGATGATATAGCAAAGCATGCTGAATTTTTCTCTTTTGGTACAAATGATTTAACACAAATGACTTATGCTTTTTCAAGAGATGACGCTGGTAGATTTATTGGAGAGTATAGGAAAAAAGAAATATTTAAAAAAGATCCATTCCAACGATTAGATAAAATAGGTGTTGGAAAGTTAATGGAAATAGCTACACAATTAGGAAAGCGCACAAGATCTGATATAAAATTAGGGATTTGTGGAGAACATGGTGGAGATCCAGAAGCTATTGATTTTTGTCATAAGATAGGATTGCATTATGTTTCTTGTTCTCCATATAGAATACCTATTGCAAGACTAGCAGCAGCTCATGCAGTAATAAACAATAAATAA
- a CDS encoding deoxyguanosinetriphosphate triphosphohydrolase, which translates to MIFREITERMEEQKLSCFAAKSTQTKGRKIFEEKCIIRTEYQRDRDRILHSKAFRRLKHKTQVFLSPEGDHYRTRLTHTLEVAQISRTIARALKLNEDLTEAIALGHDIGHTPFGHSGEKILNKIHKNGFKHNEQSLRVVEYLEKGKLGYGLNLTYEVRDGILNHTGENEPSTLEGQIVRLSDRIAYINHDIDDAIRANILQYDDLPKDCLEILGKTHSERINTMIIDVVENSYNRKKIRMSEEKWVYTNKLRKFMFSNVYLNKKAKKEEEKAQYILEQLYNYFLKNKYKMPEEMMKVVEAFDLEEAVKDYLAGMSDRYVINKYLEIYVPSAWE; encoded by the coding sequence ATGATATTTAGAGAAATAACTGAAAGAATGGAAGAACAGAAGCTTTCGTGTTTTGCTGCAAAGTCAACCCAAACAAAAGGAAGAAAAATATTTGAAGAAAAATGCATTATTCGTACAGAATATCAAAGAGATAGAGATAGGATACTGCATTCTAAGGCATTTAGGAGACTCAAGCATAAAACACAGGTATTTCTCTCTCCAGAAGGAGATCATTATAGGACTAGACTTACTCATACATTAGAAGTAGCTCAAATTTCTCGTACCATTGCACGAGCATTAAAGTTAAATGAAGATTTAACAGAAGCTATTGCATTAGGTCATGATATTGGACATACACCTTTTGGACATAGTGGAGAAAAGATATTAAATAAAATCCATAAGAATGGATTTAAACATAATGAGCAAAGCTTAAGAGTAGTAGAATATTTAGAAAAAGGAAAATTAGGATATGGTTTAAACCTTACTTATGAAGTTAGAGATGGAATACTAAACCATACAGGTGAAAATGAACCATCAACATTAGAAGGGCAGATTGTAAGACTTAGCGATAGAATTGCTTATATTAATCATGATATTGATGATGCAATAAGGGCAAATATTCTTCAATATGATGATCTTCCTAAGGATTGTCTTGAAATTTTAGGAAAAACACATAGTGAAAGAATTAATACTATGATTATAGATGTAGTAGAAAATAGTTATAACAGAAAAAAAATTAGAATGAGTGAAGAAAAATGGGTATATACAAATAAACTAAGAAAATTCATGTTTAGCAATGTATATTTAAATAAAAAGGCTAAAAAAGAGGAAGAAAAGGCACAATATATACTAGAACAACTATATAATTATTTTTTGAAAAATAAATATAAAATGCCAGAAGAAATGATGAAAGTAGTAGAAGCTTTTGATTTAGAAGAGGCTGTAAAGGATTATTTAGCAGGAATGTCGGATAGATATGTAATTAATAAATATTTAGAAATTTATGTACCGAGTGCATGGGAATGA
- the recO gene encoding DNA repair protein RecO translates to MLLKTDAVVLKQKKFGEGDAVITLFSKKLGKLQAVAKGFKRPRGKYSVGTQPFCYGEFVLFKGKELYQISQVDLKQSFYKLREDVIKLTYASYILELTESIITEGQTNNRLFTLLIEYLHIFSKMNKEYETLTKAYELKSLMYSGFKPQIESCVHCGSLGSENVKFSAREGGILCSNCLSEDPYSMKISRVTINVMQYLMYADLAQIARFKIKPYVLKELEKIVKHYINIHIEKSKFKSLQFLEAVKK, encoded by the coding sequence ATGCTTTTAAAGACAGATGCTGTGGTCTTAAAGCAAAAAAAGTTTGGTGAAGGGGATGCGGTTATTACATTATTCTCTAAAAAATTAGGAAAATTACAAGCAGTAGCAAAAGGCTTTAAAAGACCTAGAGGGAAATATTCTGTAGGTACTCAGCCATTTTGTTATGGAGAATTTGTATTATTTAAGGGAAAAGAATTGTATCAGATTTCTCAAGTAGATTTAAAGCAGTCATTTTATAAGCTTAGAGAAGATGTTATAAAATTAACTTATGCTTCATATATATTAGAATTAACTGAAAGTATTATTACAGAGGGTCAGACAAACAACAGATTGTTTACGCTACTAATTGAGTATTTACATATTTTTTCTAAAATGAATAAGGAATATGAAACATTGACAAAAGCATATGAATTAAAATCTTTGATGTATTCAGGCTTCAAACCGCAAATAGAAAGCTGTGTTCATTGTGGTAGTTTAGGGAGCGAAAATGTTAAATTTAGTGCTAGAGAAGGTGGAATTTTATGTAGCAATTGTTTGAGTGAAGATCCATACAGCATGAAAATTTCAAGAGTTACAATCAATGTGATGCAATATTTAATGTATGCGGATTTAGCTCAAATAGCAAGATTTAAAATTAAGCCATATGTGTTAAAGGAACTAGAAAAAATTGTGAAGCATTATATTAATATACACATAGAAAAAAGTAAATTTAAAAGTTTGCAGTTTTTAGAAGCTGTAAAAAAATAA
- a CDS encoding YaiI/YqxD family protein, with product MTIYVDGDACPVKELMIDHTSKYNIKVIIVLSICHISKEELEVPYIIVDNISQSVDMMIMNKAQKNDIVVTDDFGLASVLLMKGVYCLSSRGLIYTLNNIDQLILKRHINMKIIRGGGKIKGHAKRSKKDDAQFVMSLDKLIKQSLNHSYE from the coding sequence ATGACAATATATGTTGATGGTGATGCTTGTCCTGTAAAAGAATTAATGATTGATCATACATCTAAATATAATATTAAGGTAATAATTGTACTAAGTATATGTCATATATCAAAGGAAGAGCTAGAGGTACCATATATCATTGTAGATAATATAAGTCAAAGTGTTGATATGATGATTATGAATAAGGCTCAAAAAAATGATATTGTGGTAACGGATGATTTTGGACTAGCATCTGTGTTATTAATGAAGGGTGTTTATTGTTTGTCAAGTCGTGGGCTGATTTATACATTAAATAATATAGACCAGCTTATATTGAAAAGACATATAAACATGAAAATTATAAGAGGAGGAGGTAAAATAAAAGGACATGCTAAGCGAAGTAAAAAGGATGATGCTCAATTTGTTATGAGCCTTGATAAATTAATAAAACAGTCCCTAAATCATTCTTATGAATAA
- a CDS encoding glycine--tRNA ligase, whose product MTTEKTMDKIVALAKGRGFIFPGSEIYGGLANTWDYGPLGVELKNNVKKAWWKKFIQESPYNVGLDAAILMNPQTWVASGHVGGFNDPLLDCKKCKTRFRADKLIEDYLREKGEEAVIDGWSNERMESFINEEGIRCPECGELDYTNIRQFNLMFKTYQGVTEDSKSEIFLRPETAQGIFVNFKNVQRSSRKKVPFGIGQIGKSFRNEITPGNFTFRTREFEQMELEFFCKPGEDLEWFDYWKNYCKNWLLSLNMKPENIKMRDHDKEELSHYSNATTDIEYKFPFGWGELWGIADRTDFDLKQHKEHSGVDLSYQDPVTNEKYIPYCIEPSLGADRVTLAFLIDAYEEEVLDDGSSRTVLKLHPALSPYKVAVLPLTKKLSEGAESLYSKLAKKFMVDYDVSGSIGKRYRRQDEIGTPLCITYDFDTLEDNSVTVRDRDTMEQVRIKIEDLERYIEERIDF is encoded by the coding sequence ATGACTACAGAAAAGACAATGGACAAAATCGTTGCACTGGCAAAAGGAAGAGGATTTATATTTCCAGGATCTGAAATATATGGAGGATTAGCAAATACATGGGATTATGGACCGTTGGGAGTTGAATTAAAGAATAATGTTAAAAAAGCGTGGTGGAAAAAATTTATTCAAGAATCTCCTTATAATGTAGGTCTTGACGCTGCGATTTTAATGAACCCACAAACATGGGTAGCTTCTGGTCATGTTGGAGGATTTAATGATCCATTACTAGATTGTAAAAAGTGTAAAACAAGATTTAGAGCTGACAAGCTTATTGAAGATTATTTAAGAGAAAAAGGAGAAGAAGCAGTAATAGATGGTTGGTCAAATGAAAGAATGGAAAGCTTTATCAATGAAGAAGGCATAAGATGTCCAGAATGTGGAGAATTGGATTATACAAATATTAGACAATTCAATCTTATGTTTAAGACTTATCAAGGGGTAACAGAAGATTCAAAATCTGAAATATTTTTAAGACCAGAAACAGCTCAAGGGATATTTGTAAACTTTAAAAACGTACAAAGAAGTTCAAGGAAGAAAGTGCCTTTTGGAATTGGACAAATAGGTAAATCCTTTAGAAATGAAATTACACCAGGAAACTTTACTTTTAGAACTCGTGAATTTGAGCAAATGGAGCTTGAGTTTTTCTGTAAACCTGGAGAAGACTTAGAGTGGTTTGATTACTGGAAAAATTATTGTAAAAATTGGTTATTATCTTTAAATATGAAACCTGAAAATATTAAAATGAGAGATCACGATAAAGAAGAATTATCTCATTATAGTAATGCAACAACAGACATTGAATACAAGTTCCCATTTGGTTGGGGTGAGCTGTGGGGAATTGCAGATAGAACAGACTTTGATTTAAAACAGCATAAGGAGCATTCAGGTGTTGATTTAAGCTATCAAGATCCAGTAACAAACGAAAAATATATACCATATTGTATAGAACCATCTCTAGGAGCAGATAGAGTAACTCTAGCATTTTTGATAGATGCTTATGAAGAAGAGGTATTAGATGATGGAAGCAGTAGAACAGTTTTAAAATTACATCCAGCATTATCACCATATAAAGTGGCAGTATTACCATTGACAAAGAAATTAAGTGAAGGTGCAGAAAGCTTGTATTCAAAACTTGCTAAGAAATTTATGGTTGATTATGATGTGTCTGGTAGTATTGGAAAAAGATATAGAAGACAAGATGAAATTGGTACACCTCTTTGTATTACTTATGACTTTGATACGCTAGAAGACAATTCAGTTACTGTAAGAGATAGAGATACAATGGAGCAAGTAAGAATAAAAATAGAAGATTTGGAAAGATACATTGAAGAAAGAATTGATTTTTAA